The following are encoded together in the Paenibacillus pabuli genome:
- a CDS encoding GNAT family N-acetyltransferase gives MVKLWYSNVHVDCIGRNEHKFRLMAAYEGSNDVIGYIDYTLIDDDMHVDFIFVNEEHRLKGIGRSLYYQLQLENHTCRLMESDFYTAAGLATKRSAERGTQ, from the coding sequence ATGGTAAAACTATGGTATAGCAATGTACATGTTGATTGTATTGGACGTAATGAGCATAAGTTCCGTTTGATGGCAGCTTATGAAGGTTCTAATGACGTGATCGGATACATCGATTACACTCTGATTGACGATGACATGCATGTAGACTTTATCTTTGTTAATGAGGAACATCGTCTAAAAGGTATCGGACGGTCGTTATACTACCAGCTTCAGCTTGAGAATCACACCTGCCGGCTTATGGAATCTGATTTTTACACTGCTGCAGGTTTGGCGACTAAGAGATCAGCTGAAAGGGGTACGCAATGA
- a CDS encoding sporulation transcriptional regulator SpoIIID encodes MKNHVLDRVVEVGLRFSQGDITTKELADTYGVSKTTIYDDLTKRLPKVDEQLAEDVRELMATKRAS; translated from the coding sequence ATGAAAAATCATGTATTGGACCGTGTCGTTGAAGTTGGACTTCGTTTTTCGCAAGGAGATATCACAACTAAAGAGTTGGCTGACACTTACGGTGTAAGTAAAACTACAATTTACGACGACCTCACTAAGCGATTGCCTAAGGTTGACGAACAGCTGGCTGAGGATGTCCGTGAATTGATGGCAACTAAACGCGCATCGTAA
- a CDS encoding ATP-dependent helicase — MKSTFELLESLPEPIVLSSHQRSLVEHHGTPLIGDASAGSGKSTTSITKLLYMQRELNIPGHKIAFLMFNKEARDKAEEKYIYLCNELNVRPTAKFYTIHALCNFIVRKWMPDRSLVSEYEMMPTLRKLLSEVMERPTDKERKTVSELMSFMINRNLNIEQLSETSKFIASGMQISTVAHVYDGMMDHKKRNKLIDFDDMQLYALRLLENFPQVRDVCTALFDYWIIDEFQDVSPIQIAVVNQMLRDKDNFTAIGDGDQAIYRWRGADDKYINEFEKFFPNAQRIQLPINYRCPHNILMPAKRLIERNTPRVHKNIEAHKQGGVIRYCPSKSQLGSSQGIAQEIIELFNTKTAMPMDMAVLCRNNNQQMFVIDMLLQAGVPIRVASKENLVYNHFITSDLMNILEFATRQTDSRLFEKCAMKIMRGVNKRDIGNVARSMGATGQHWVDIIDRRTANEAHEMLNDVAHCLKNGGTVAQAIAIFKDAYFVYAKWMMTSLWDITETDLVDIFDYFSFLGERSFDDLKRYLARAKALLNSLDEEKNAVTIITMHICKGLEFKYVWLLHVSDEVLPNAKVMDKLKKILGDAAAGQHQKEETNLLYVAMTRAMEQLVITYPEDDISRLLYFTLEPGKSLQDVQEDVRMFLIDKGATING, encoded by the coding sequence ATGAAATCAACATTTGAACTGCTAGAATCTCTGCCTGAACCGATAGTATTATCATCACATCAACGGTCTCTGGTTGAGCACCATGGCACACCTCTTATCGGTGATGCAAGTGCAGGCTCCGGTAAATCCACGACTTCAATTACAAAACTACTCTATATGCAGCGCGAATTGAATATTCCGGGACATAAAATTGCTTTCCTGATGTTTAACAAAGAAGCACGGGATAAAGCAGAGGAAAAATATATTTACCTATGTAACGAGTTGAACGTTCGACCGACAGCTAAGTTTTATACGATTCACGCATTGTGTAACTTCATTGTACGGAAATGGATGCCAGACCGTAGTCTAGTATCTGAATATGAAATGATGCCTACACTGCGTAAGTTGTTGAGCGAAGTTATGGAGCGTCCAACTGATAAGGAGCGTAAGACTGTATCGGAACTTATGTCCTTCATGATTAACCGGAACTTGAATATCGAGCAATTGTCTGAAACATCTAAGTTCATTGCTTCCGGAATGCAAATTTCCACTGTAGCTCACGTATATGATGGTATGATGGATCATAAAAAGCGTAACAAGTTAATCGACTTTGATGATATGCAACTTTACGCTCTGAGACTTCTGGAAAATTTCCCTCAAGTTCGTGATGTATGTACTGCACTGTTTGATTATTGGATTATTGATGAGTTTCAGGACGTATCACCAATTCAAATTGCAGTAGTTAACCAGATGCTTCGTGATAAAGATAATTTCACAGCTATCGGTGATGGTGATCAGGCGATTTACAGATGGCGTGGTGCGGATGATAAATATATCAATGAATTCGAGAAATTCTTCCCTAATGCTCAACGGATTCAACTGCCAATTAACTATAGATGCCCGCATAATATTTTGATGCCAGCTAAGCGGTTGATTGAGCGTAATACTCCTCGTGTCCATAAGAATATCGAAGCACACAAACAGGGTGGAGTTATTCGTTATTGTCCAAGTAAATCTCAGCTTGGTTCATCACAAGGTATAGCTCAAGAAATTATTGAACTATTCAATACCAAAACTGCGATGCCTATGGACATGGCCGTACTTTGTCGAAATAACAATCAGCAAATGTTTGTTATCGATATGCTTTTACAGGCAGGTGTACCTATTCGCGTAGCCTCGAAAGAGAATTTGGTATATAATCACTTTATCACAAGTGATTTGATGAATATCCTAGAGTTTGCGACAAGACAAACTGACTCACGTTTATTCGAGAAATGCGCTATGAAAATTATGCGTGGTGTTAACAAACGTGATATCGGTAACGTTGCAAGAAGCATGGGCGCTACAGGTCAGCACTGGGTTGATATTATTGACCGCAGAACAGCAAATGAAGCGCACGAAATGCTGAACGATGTCGCTCATTGCTTGAAAAATGGCGGTACAGTGGCACAAGCCATCGCTATCTTCAAAGATGCCTATTTCGTTTACGCGAAGTGGATGATGACTAGCCTTTGGGATATTACTGAGACTGACTTGGTTGATATCTTCGATTACTTCAGCTTCCTGGGTGAAAGATCGTTCGATGATTTGAAACGTTATCTGGCACGGGCAAAAGCATTGCTCAACAGTCTTGATGAAGAGAAAAATGCGGTAACAATTATCACGATGCATATTTGTAAAGGTCTCGAATTTAAATATGTCTGGTTGTTGCACGTATCCGACGAGGTTTTACCTAACGCTAAAGTTATGGATAAACTGAAGAAGATTCTCGGTGACGCCGCGGCAGGCCAGCATCAAAAAGAGGAAACTAACCTCTTATATGTAGCAATGACACGGGCAATGGAGCAGCTTGTTATCACGTATCCGGAAGACGATATCAGTCGTCTATTGTACTTCACTTTGGAGCCGGGTAAATCATTGCAAGATGTACAAGAAGATGTACGGATGTTCTTGATCGACAAGGGAGCGACTATCAATGGCTAA
- a CDS encoding DHH family phosphoesterase, whose translation MFTQVESVKPLKEYIAERSEGLTEDLRVYALPYEEQAINMMRRHLLSGSHFGILFDVDVDGLASGLIMYEFLGELEETPKTFMNIDKEHGLNDAITAEIIQSGIDILVIVDAGSSDIHHIKQINNAGIEVLVLDHHEIEGNDEFVGAHHVIVNVCMGENTELSAGGVVFKFIERLTAAMGMDYTLRNRHLNWAGLSVISDSCSLLNDENRYMARHLSENFRQEQIFGLPKYYGSPRSLFSFQVIPMLNAQIRMNQTKRAIQMVLERSKRRLTDLWDQGTETLNEARSLVDSNIKNGRVTKNANFTIAQITHGTLSGLIANKLVKERGVPAIAIYRSKTGTIRGSFRGPGTHHYLDYFQERGIWAKGHQAAFGLQFTDAEFEMIADLYNSFPSYPPSPEIILNTDNLTETFTYMRDMARFNELADHRLQPFLLKVNLQAPQMSVYGKLKTIIDGPWEIKDFTEKPLTRTIIVKPCLDNSILGYQLLRDR comes from the coding sequence ATGTTTACTCAAGTTGAATCAGTTAAACCGTTAAAGGAATACATTGCCGAACGTAGTGAAGGTCTCACTGAAGACCTACGAGTTTATGCCTTACCTTATGAAGAACAAGCAATTAATATGATGAGACGTCACTTGTTATCTGGATCACATTTCGGAATACTCTTTGATGTCGACGTTGACGGACTGGCATCTGGTCTAATTATGTATGAGTTCTTGGGCGAATTGGAAGAAACGCCAAAAACATTCATGAATATCGATAAGGAACATGGACTTAACGATGCGATCACTGCTGAGATTATTCAATCAGGCATTGATATTCTCGTTATTGTCGATGCAGGTAGTAGCGATATTCACCATATCAAACAGATCAATAACGCTGGAATTGAAGTACTTGTGTTGGATCATCATGAGATTGAGGGTAACGATGAATTTGTAGGAGCACATCATGTAATCGTTAATGTTTGCATGGGTGAGAATACTGAGTTGAGTGCTGGTGGAGTAGTCTTTAAGTTTATCGAAAGACTAACTGCAGCAATGGGAATGGATTACACTTTACGGAACCGTCATCTTAACTGGGCAGGTCTCTCGGTTATCTCAGATTCATGTTCGTTATTAAACGATGAAAATCGTTATATGGCACGACATTTAAGTGAGAATTTTCGTCAGGAACAAATCTTCGGTTTACCTAAATATTATGGTAGCCCTCGATCACTATTCTCTTTCCAAGTAATTCCAATGCTCAATGCGCAAATTCGGATGAACCAAACTAAACGTGCAATTCAAATGGTATTGGAACGGTCTAAACGCCGACTCACTGACCTCTGGGATCAGGGTACGGAAACATTGAATGAAGCCCGGAGTTTGGTAGATAGTAATATTAAAAATGGACGGGTCACTAAAAATGCCAACTTCACGATTGCACAAATTACACACGGTACACTCTCCGGTCTGATTGCAAATAAATTAGTAAAAGAGCGTGGAGTACCGGCAATTGCTATTTACCGGAGTAAGACTGGAACAATACGTGGTAGTTTCCGTGGACCTGGTACTCACCATTATCTCGATTACTTTCAGGAACGTGGAATCTGGGCTAAAGGTCACCAAGCTGCATTTGGTTTACAGTTTACGGATGCGGAGTTTGAGATGATTGCTGATCTTTATAACAGCTTTCCATCATATCCACCGAGTCCGGAAATTATTCTCAATACTGATAATTTGACAGAGACATTTACTTATATGCGAGATATGGCACGGTTCAATGAGTTAGCCGATCATCGGCTACAGCCATTCCTTTTGAAAGTTAATTTACAGGCTCCGCAAATGTCAGTATACGGTAAACTTAAAACAATTATCGATGGACCTTGGGAAATCAAAGATTTTACTGAGAAACCTTTAACTCGCACGATTATCGTAAAACCTTGTTTGGATAATTCAATTCTCGGATACCAATTACTTCGAGACCGTTGA
- a CDS encoding PilZ domain-containing protein: MKSITLTINEKEYKASVISFVGEVLSVIMDELVEFEAAQSIAYSYEGKRSSVRVLRAEGKKVLILVPYHSLNILGERRQFPRYRLDMHMKLISESGEEFDVLTNNLSIYGAGIITGKKLMPGEYRFELTGLDISGKINLSDYKHGNYGGEFVSMTRLSNFELRRIILNHQLELMDAVEENVS, from the coding sequence ATGAAAAGTATTACATTAACTATTAATGAAAAAGAATATAAAGCTTCTGTAATTTCATTTGTTGGCGAAGTACTCTCCGTCATCATGGATGAACTGGTAGAATTCGAAGCAGCACAGAGTATCGCTTATTCCTATGAAGGAAAACGTTCCTCGGTACGCGTATTACGGGCTGAAGGTAAAAAAGTCTTGATTCTCGTACCTTATCACTCTTTGAATATTCTCGGTGAACGGCGTCAATTTCCACGTTACCGCTTAGATATGCACATGAAATTGATTTCTGAGTCTGGTGAGGAATTTGACGTCTTGACTAATAACCTGAGCATTTACGGAGCGGGTATTATCACTGGTAAGAAGTTGATGCCTGGTGAGTATCGCTTTGAATTGACAGGATTAGATATCAGTGGTAAAATAAACCTTAGTGACTATAAACATGGAAACTATGGTGGCGAGTTTGTCTCTATGACACGACTCAGTAATTTCGAATTGCGTCGAATTATCCTTAATCACCAACTGGAATTAATGGATGCTGTTGAAGAAAATGTATCCTAA
- a CDS encoding DNA gyrase subunit A, with product MSFVDPKEVRDEHLVKTVADNTKAYAEKVNFDRAMPYSSDGNKPVFRFIMESIFQLTGKNKNLPVKASKVNSNVIGDYHPHGDAGVHEALADSMKDYVSLIDGPEIAPRTTTTTKAARYVDVNFTPLGMEYMSNRHMAAEGESYSGVKMPLSFRPRFPYQLMRSSFSIGVGFEGLELPWNPVEVIEAQIAMIKARKENRQVSTEELAQILKGPDLYKNHTAYMSTESLHSLIDGGIGSITVVAKIDVQGKEIIIRETPYREHSPNVAESIRNKARAFHANKSTYNPKNRNMIRGLIDISGEKQPAKDFSQGEDIKIVCYMDGSVPAERLLNDLYSKTNLKRAYLMKYVQIVEDEDGNKLIALVPLRSIISSTIDNNIEFYQQKYQAEIDKLEREFVVNIAMEKATRPEHIDEVLLAMKSKNKLDLLLGIKTADFTQEEAELVVNQRATRFSDRDRILLEIDRFEGKKNELIEKLKLENILTETLNYIQHTILPLVKNKTRRTEIIYTALSHATPQIKTHVEVNSVYVNIDGNNIWKTNYQVQDCRSIEIKENSHVIAMTADKFVKIPVDEIAQQASSALNYVGERVYSLFTLSPKLNKVMLFLNSNGSMKSMLDERVDTRVNSIASAPITEGSITTFELDSEDELDNHVLAIVTKFGYTKTITLERFTPKDRKAGYLRVTKLKEGDSIVWAQLVPKGFVGATIEINDKRFEVDEYTWEQRIETLGLELPDVTDVENVNVQIGTYTFTLEVGEQEDPLQGVADIDI from the coding sequence TTGAGTTTCGTCGATCCTAAAGAAGTACGCGACGAGCACTTGGTTAAAACGGTAGCGGACAACACCAAGGCTTACGCAGAGAAAGTCAACTTCGACCGGGCAATGCCATACAGTAGTGATGGTAATAAGCCGGTATTCCGTTTTATTATGGAATCCATATTTCAATTAACTGGAAAAAATAAAAATTTGCCTGTAAAAGCGTCTAAAGTCAACTCGAACGTTATTGGCGACTATCACCCACACGGTGATGCAGGTGTACACGAAGCTCTTGCAGATTCCATGAAGGACTATGTAAGCTTGATTGACGGACCTGAGATTGCACCGCGTACAACGACAACTACTAAAGCTGCTCGTTATGTGGATGTAAACTTTACACCACTGGGTATGGAATATATGTCTAACCGACATATGGCCGCTGAAGGTGAATCTTATAGTGGTGTGAAAATGCCATTGTCATTCCGTCCACGTTTCCCGTACCAACTGATGCGTTCATCTTTTAGTATCGGAGTCGGTTTCGAAGGATTGGAATTACCTTGGAATCCGGTGGAAGTAATCGAAGCACAAATTGCAATGATTAAAGCACGTAAAGAGAATCGCCAAGTTTCAACGGAAGAACTGGCACAAATTCTCAAAGGACCGGATCTTTATAAAAATCATACCGCTTATATGAGTACTGAATCTCTTCACTCTTTGATTGATGGTGGTATCGGATCAATTACGGTAGTTGCCAAAATTGATGTGCAGGGTAAAGAAATCATTATTCGTGAAACTCCGTATCGTGAGCATTCACCGAACGTTGCTGAATCTATTCGTAATAAAGCTCGTGCTTTCCATGCTAACAAATCTACTTATAACCCTAAAAATCGTAACATGATTCGTGGGTTGATTGATATCAGCGGTGAAAAGCAGCCGGCTAAAGACTTCTCGCAAGGTGAGGATATCAAAATTGTATGTTACATGGACGGATCGGTTCCGGCTGAGAGATTGCTGAACGACCTCTACAGTAAAACAAACCTGAAACGTGCGTATCTTATGAAGTACGTGCAGATAGTAGAGGATGAAGACGGAAACAAGTTGATAGCTCTAGTTCCACTTCGTTCCATTATCTCATCTACTATTGACAACAATATCGAATTCTATCAGCAAAAGTATCAAGCTGAAATCGATAAGTTGGAGCGCGAATTCGTTGTAAACATCGCTATGGAGAAAGCTACACGTCCTGAGCATATCGACGAAGTACTCCTGGCAATGAAAAGCAAAAATAAACTTGACTTGTTGTTGGGTATCAAAACTGCTGATTTCACCCAAGAGGAAGCTGAACTGGTCGTAAATCAACGTGCAACTCGATTCTCTGACCGAGATAGAATTTTACTTGAAATTGACCGTTTCGAAGGAAAGAAAAACGAGTTGATTGAAAAGTTGAAGCTGGAAAATATTCTAACTGAAACTTTGAACTACATTCAACACACAATTCTTCCTCTGGTTAAAAATAAAACTCGACGGACAGAAATTATTTACACTGCATTGTCTCACGCAACACCACAAATCAAGACTCACGTTGAGGTGAACAGTGTTTACGTGAACATTGATGGTAATAACATCTGGAAGACTAATTACCAGGTTCAGGATTGCCGATCTATTGAAATTAAGGAAAACTCACATGTTATTGCAATGACTGCTGATAAGTTTGTGAAGATTCCGGTTGATGAGATCGCGCAACAAGCATCATCGGCACTGAATTACGTAGGTGAACGTGTTTACTCACTGTTTACACTCTCACCAAAGTTGAATAAAGTGATGTTGTTCCTAAATTCCAATGGTTCGATGAAATCGATGTTGGATGAACGAGTTGATACTCGAGTGAACTCAATTGCATCTGCACCAATCACTGAAGGTTCTATTACTACCTTCGAATTGGACAGTGAAGATGAACTTGATAATCATGTTCTGGCAATTGTCACTAAGTTCGGTTATACTAAAACAATCACTTTGGAACGATTCACTCCTAAGGATCGGAAAGCCGGTTACCTTCGTGTAACTAAACTGAAAGAAGGCGATAGCATCGTCTGGGCTCAGTTGGTACCGAAAGGGTTCGTCGGAGCAACGATCGAAATCAACGATAAACGTTTCGAAGTTGATGAATATACTTGGGAACAGCGGATTGAAACGTTGGGACTTGAGTTACCAGATGTAACTGATGTTGAAAATGTCAATGTTCAAATTGGTACTTATACATTTACACTCGAAGTTGGAGAGCAAGAAGATCCACTGCAAGGTGTAGCTGACATCGACATTTAA